One window of the Xenopus tropicalis strain Nigerian chromosome 10, UCB_Xtro_10.0, whole genome shotgun sequence genome contains the following:
- the fbf1 gene encoding fas-binding factor 1 isoform X4, translating into MASRKKKGILDSIDDDLGDLLRDDEPSPIRARKASPINPAFPSKPHSRITSSAHKSSPLDDTFFSQLAKEAGEESDVSEADPQALLDAMKDMDELDAEIFGGRKLKSAPAKDSRMSRSAGLELKPQENPIENKRGHSAPESERKITSSPAARPYKKFSLEDLNDPLAGILSDEDDLVDKKIKPRGSTATEKPKSAPESAPTKSADNLPISPAKPSLTTLKKDEFNFGEETDDLMDALGFDNSPERTRVKESSAPPPARSKLDELLGRGTAAKLLERPPTGERKEFKLDPKYQKQQENQNTPDDADINFGSYQPTVNSPEGRPSRRPSVRFSADGSDNFKSEGRSRSSTPATRSPARGERGGADWLGLKDDDIDVPDFTPSLPVRDPPRSAGVTPSSAGRPTSGNKIADKPINQTRSGLQEAASVAQEDDGWLTSALSQKKAQKQEMEEKSKSQARQEDVTGSSPAVFSQTSSQESAVNKGTRETGMVVAEVSGSPKKVSTFVAPKQEETIQTAVTGPSQEHGTARTLQTVVSRPLERKARDGDRDLHGDPLQAQNRVMDLEAQVRKLQLERDQQNLLLETLRERHQEDMELIENAHRSRLKLVEDSARQREERLRLENQELSAQYLSRCQSTETEKAELLAQYQKKLTEFQQEKELELERIRELQRVFVQEMCRDHEEQLQRLKRLKDQEIDAVTSASSHTRSLNTVIEQMESFSHKLSDLSHRVESTQQTTSHELETGARQREGQLRALQEQLSRQQKDMEQERNSLRMVITNMETRLIEQSRLLEQERWRVTSEQAKVESLQRSLEEQRRVVTQQMAIEREELERAKSALLEEQQSVMSRCTEERRKLAAEWSDFHTQQKLSKERAEKEANRVIVAETQREGAIINLAKEQAELKIKASELLNKEEQLFLAREAMEKERQDLRLEKERVNASALRVRQRAEEIESMSKLASQRYEEGEKALEEACKIESEHQGRLRAIQQKLEILRQQEEHIHQERLSLAQQRRQLNQLQQELPTASVLFPARPPEPPLMAQNGKFTAKAIGIPAALQETSKPQVTEFHAKLALLKMSAQQDRDFLEEEQAFLETLRKPNLPWSQAV; encoded by the exons ATG gcatcaagaaaaaagaaaggaattTTAG ATTCTATAGATGATGACCTTGGAGATCTTCTCAGAGATGACG AGCCGTCCCCGATCAGAGCACGCAAGGCGTCTCCCATAAATCCTGCTTTTCCAAGCAAACCCCATTCCCGTATTACTTCCAGCGCCCACAAAAG TTCTCCGCTCGATGACACCTTCTTCAGTCAGCTGGCTAAAGAGGCAGGAGAG GAGTCGGATGTCTCCGAGGCTGATCCCCAGGCTCTGCTTGATGCAATGAAG GACATGGATGAGTTAGACGCAGAAATATTCGGTGGGAGGAAGCTGAAATCTGCACCCGCAAAGGATTCTAGGATGAGCCGGAGTGCTGGCCTAGAGCTGAAACCACAGGAGAACCCAATAGAAAACAAGAGGG GACATTCTGCCCCAGAAAGTGAAAGGAAAATCACATCATCCCCAGCAGCGCGGCCCTATAAGAAGTTCTCACTTGAAG ATCTTAATGATCCGCTTGCGGGGATTTTATCTGATGAAGATGATCTTGTTGACAAAAAGATCAAACCTCGGGGATCTACAGCTACTGAAAAACCCAAATCTGCTCCGGAATCAGCCCCCACGAAGAGCGCGG ATAATCTTCCAATTAGCCCGGCAAAACCCTCTCTGACCACCCTTAAAAAGGACGAGTTTAACTTTGGGGAGGAGACCGATGATCTTATGGATGCTCTTGGATTTGATAACAGCCCTGAAAGAACCCGAGTAAAGGAAAG CTCTGCCCCGCCTCCTGCGCGTTCCAAGCTGGATGAGCTCCTTGGTAGAGGGACTGCAGCCAAACTTCTGGAAAGACCACCCACTGGGGAGCGAAAAGAATTTAAACTTGATCCTAAATACCAGAAACAGCAAG AGAACCAGAACACACCAGACGATGCGGATATTAACTTTGGTTCGTACCAACCTACTGTCAACAGTCCTGAGGGGCGACCGTCTCGCAGGCCATCTGTCAG ATTCTCTGCAGATGGCAGCGACAATTTCAAATCGGAAGGAAGGTCTCGCTCCAGCACCCCAGCAACTAGGAGTCCAGCCAGAGGAGAGAGGGGTGGGGCGGACTGGCTGGGCTTGAAAGACGATGACATTGATGTTCCTGATTTTACACCTTCATTACCTGTCAGGGACCCACCCCGGTCTGCAGGTGTTACACCAAGTTCAGCCGGACGTCCCACCTCTGGAAATAAAATTGCGGACAAGCCTATTAACCAAACGAGAAGTGGGCTCCAGGAAGCAGCCTCGGTAGCACAGGAGGATGATGGGTGGCTGACCTCTGCCCTTTcacaaaaaaaggcacaaaaacaGGAAATGGaggaaaaaagcaaaagccaAGCCAGACAGGAAGATGTTACAGGGAGCAG CCCTGCAGTCTTCTCACAAACCAGCTCACAGGAGTCCGCTGTTAATAAAGGCACAAGAGAGACTGGTATGGTAGTTGCTGAGGTATCtgg GTCTCCCAAAAAAGTCTCTACGTTTGTGGCTCCCAAACAAGAAGAAACCATTCAGACAG CAGTTACCGGCCCGTCTCAAGAGCACGGCACAGCCAGAACTTTG CAGACGGTGGTCTCGCGGCCATTAGAGAGAAAAGCACGAGATGGGGATAGAGATCTTCACGGGGATCCCCTGCAGGCACAGAATCGAGTGATGGATCTAGAGGCACAG GTCAGGAAGCTCCAGCTAGAGAGGGACCAACAGAACCTGCTGCTGGAGACCCTGCGAGAAAGACATCAGGAGGATATGGAGCTGATAGAGAATGCACATCG GAGCCGCCTGAAACTAGTGGAAGACTCTGCCCGTCAAAGAGAGGAGCGACTGCGCCTTGAGAACCAGGAGTTGTCCGCCCAGTACCTATCTCGGTGCCAGAGCACGGAAACCGAGAAAGCCGAACTGCTGGCGCAGTATCAGAAGAAACTGACTGAATTCCAGCAGGAGAAGGAGCTGGAACTGGAGAGAATTCGGGAACTGCAGAG GGTGTTTGTCCAGGAGATGTGCAGAGACCATGAGGAGCAGCTGCAGAGACTCAAGCGGCTAAAGGACCAAGAGATCGATGCAGTGACGAGTGCTTCCTCCCACACAAG ATCCCTGAACACCGTTATTGAACAAATGGAGTCGTTCTCCCACAAGCTGAGTGACCTGTCCCACAGAGTAGAGAGCACTCAGCAGACAACTTCCCATGAGCTGGAGACAGGAGCACGCCAGAGAGAAGGGCAGCTCAGAG CACTGCAGGAGCAACTGAGCCGCCAGCAGAAAGACATGGAGCAAGAACGAAACAGTCTCCGTATGGTGATAACCAACATGGAGACACGGTTAATTGAGCAAAGCCGTCTCCTAGAACAG GAACGATGGCGGGTCACCTCAGAACAAGCCAAGGTGGAGTCATTGCAGCGCTCACTGGAGGAGCAGAGGAGGGTCGTGACACAGCAAATGGCAATAGAAAGAGAGGAGCTGGAAAGGGCAAAG AGCGCTCTCCTGGAGGAACAGCAGTCTGTCATGTCTCGGTGCACAGAAGAGCGTCGAAAGCTGGCGGCAGAATGGTCCGATTTTCATACCCAGCAAAAACTGAGCAAGGAGCGAGCAGAGAAAGAAGCAAACAGGGTCATTGTGGCAGAAACTCAGAGGGAGGGCGCCATCATAAATCTGGCCAAG GAGCAGGCAGAGTTAAAGATCAAGGCTAGTGAGCTGCTCAACAAAGAGGAGCAGCTGTTTTTGGCCAGAGAGGCCATGGAAAAGGAAAGACAAGACCTCCGCCTggaaaaggaaagggttaatgcatCTGCTCTGCGGGTGCGACAGCGTGCGGAGGAAATAGAGAGCATGAGCAAG TTGGCATCACAACGTTATGAGGAGGGAGAGAAAGCTCTAGAAGAGGCATGCAAGATAGAATCCGAGCACCAGGGCCGTTTAAGGGCAATTCAGCAGAAACTGGAAATTCTGCGACAACAGGAGGAACATATACATCAG GAACGTCTGAGTCTGGCACAGCAGAGACGCCAGTTAAACCAACTTCAGCAAGAGCTTCCCACTGCCAGTGTTCTATTCCCTGCCagacccccagagccccccctgATGGCACAGAATGGGAAGTTCACTGCAAAAG
- the fbf1 gene encoding fas-binding factor 1 isoform X3, with amino-acid sequence MASRKKKGILDSIDDDLGDLLRDDEPSPIRARKASPINPAFPSKPHSRITSSAHKSSPLDDTFFSQLAKEAGEESDVSEADPQALLDAMKDMDELDAEIFGGRKLKSAPAKDSRMSRSAGLELKPQENPIENKRGHSAPESERKITSSPAARPYKKFSLEDLNDPLAGILSDEDDLVDKKIKPRGSTATEKPKSAPESAPTKSADNLPISPAKPSLTTLKKDEFNFGEETDDLMDALGFDNSPERTRVKESSAPPPARSKLDELLGRGTAAKLLERPPTGERKEFKLDPKYQKQQENQNTPDDADINFGSYQPTVNSPEGRPSRRPSVRFSADGSDNFKSEGRSRSSTPATRSPARGERGGADWLGLKDDDIDVPDFTPSLPVRDPPRSAGVTPSSAGRPTSGNKIADKPINQTRSGLQEAASVAQEDDGWLTSALSQKKAQKQEMEEKSKSQARQEDVTGSSPAVFSQTSSQESAVNKGTRETGMVVAEVSGSPKKVSTFVAPKQEETIQTAVTGPSQEHGTARTLQQTVVSRPLERKARDGDRDLHGDPLQAQNRVMDLEAQVRKLQLERDQQNLLLETLRERHQEDMELIENAHRSRLKLVEDSARQREERLRLENQELSAQYLSRCQSTETEKAELLAQYQKKLTEFQQEKELELERIRELQRVFVQEMCRDHEEQLQRLKRLKDQEIDAVTSASSHTRSLNTVIEQMESFSHKLSDLSHRVESTQQTTSHELETGARQREGQLRALQEQLSRQQKDMEQERNSLRMVITNMETRLIEQSRLLEQERWRVTSEQAKVESLQRSLEEQRRVVTQQMAIEREELERAKSALLEEQQSVMSRCTEERRKLAAEWSDFHTQQKLSKERAEKEANRVIVAETQREGAIINLAKEQAELKIKASELLNKEEQLFLAREAMEKERQDLRLEKERVNASALRVRQRAEEIESMSKLASQRYEEGEKALEEACKIESEHQGRLRAIQQKLEILRQQEEHIHQERLSLAQQRRQLNQLQQELPTASVLFPARPPEPPLMAQNGKFTAKAIGIPAALQETSKPQVTEFHAKLALLKMSAQQDRDFLEEEQAFLETLRKPNLPWSQAV; translated from the exons ATG gcatcaagaaaaaagaaaggaattTTAG ATTCTATAGATGATGACCTTGGAGATCTTCTCAGAGATGACG AGCCGTCCCCGATCAGAGCACGCAAGGCGTCTCCCATAAATCCTGCTTTTCCAAGCAAACCCCATTCCCGTATTACTTCCAGCGCCCACAAAAG TTCTCCGCTCGATGACACCTTCTTCAGTCAGCTGGCTAAAGAGGCAGGAGAG GAGTCGGATGTCTCCGAGGCTGATCCCCAGGCTCTGCTTGATGCAATGAAG GACATGGATGAGTTAGACGCAGAAATATTCGGTGGGAGGAAGCTGAAATCTGCACCCGCAAAGGATTCTAGGATGAGCCGGAGTGCTGGCCTAGAGCTGAAACCACAGGAGAACCCAATAGAAAACAAGAGGG GACATTCTGCCCCAGAAAGTGAAAGGAAAATCACATCATCCCCAGCAGCGCGGCCCTATAAGAAGTTCTCACTTGAAG ATCTTAATGATCCGCTTGCGGGGATTTTATCTGATGAAGATGATCTTGTTGACAAAAAGATCAAACCTCGGGGATCTACAGCTACTGAAAAACCCAAATCTGCTCCGGAATCAGCCCCCACGAAGAGCGCGG ATAATCTTCCAATTAGCCCGGCAAAACCCTCTCTGACCACCCTTAAAAAGGACGAGTTTAACTTTGGGGAGGAGACCGATGATCTTATGGATGCTCTTGGATTTGATAACAGCCCTGAAAGAACCCGAGTAAAGGAAAG CTCTGCCCCGCCTCCTGCGCGTTCCAAGCTGGATGAGCTCCTTGGTAGAGGGACTGCAGCCAAACTTCTGGAAAGACCACCCACTGGGGAGCGAAAAGAATTTAAACTTGATCCTAAATACCAGAAACAGCAAG AGAACCAGAACACACCAGACGATGCGGATATTAACTTTGGTTCGTACCAACCTACTGTCAACAGTCCTGAGGGGCGACCGTCTCGCAGGCCATCTGTCAG ATTCTCTGCAGATGGCAGCGACAATTTCAAATCGGAAGGAAGGTCTCGCTCCAGCACCCCAGCAACTAGGAGTCCAGCCAGAGGAGAGAGGGGTGGGGCGGACTGGCTGGGCTTGAAAGACGATGACATTGATGTTCCTGATTTTACACCTTCATTACCTGTCAGGGACCCACCCCGGTCTGCAGGTGTTACACCAAGTTCAGCCGGACGTCCCACCTCTGGAAATAAAATTGCGGACAAGCCTATTAACCAAACGAGAAGTGGGCTCCAGGAAGCAGCCTCGGTAGCACAGGAGGATGATGGGTGGCTGACCTCTGCCCTTTcacaaaaaaaggcacaaaaacaGGAAATGGaggaaaaaagcaaaagccaAGCCAGACAGGAAGATGTTACAGGGAGCAG CCCTGCAGTCTTCTCACAAACCAGCTCACAGGAGTCCGCTGTTAATAAAGGCACAAGAGAGACTGGTATGGTAGTTGCTGAGGTATCtgg GTCTCCCAAAAAAGTCTCTACGTTTGTGGCTCCCAAACAAGAAGAAACCATTCAGACAG CAGTTACCGGCCCGTCTCAAGAGCACGGCACAGCCAGAACTTTG CAGCAGACGGTGGTCTCGCGGCCATTAGAGAGAAAAGCACGAGATGGGGATAGAGATCTTCACGGGGATCCCCTGCAGGCACAGAATCGAGTGATGGATCTAGAGGCACAG GTCAGGAAGCTCCAGCTAGAGAGGGACCAACAGAACCTGCTGCTGGAGACCCTGCGAGAAAGACATCAGGAGGATATGGAGCTGATAGAGAATGCACATCG GAGCCGCCTGAAACTAGTGGAAGACTCTGCCCGTCAAAGAGAGGAGCGACTGCGCCTTGAGAACCAGGAGTTGTCCGCCCAGTACCTATCTCGGTGCCAGAGCACGGAAACCGAGAAAGCCGAACTGCTGGCGCAGTATCAGAAGAAACTGACTGAATTCCAGCAGGAGAAGGAGCTGGAACTGGAGAGAATTCGGGAACTGCAGAG GGTGTTTGTCCAGGAGATGTGCAGAGACCATGAGGAGCAGCTGCAGAGACTCAAGCGGCTAAAGGACCAAGAGATCGATGCAGTGACGAGTGCTTCCTCCCACACAAG ATCCCTGAACACCGTTATTGAACAAATGGAGTCGTTCTCCCACAAGCTGAGTGACCTGTCCCACAGAGTAGAGAGCACTCAGCAGACAACTTCCCATGAGCTGGAGACAGGAGCACGCCAGAGAGAAGGGCAGCTCAGAG CACTGCAGGAGCAACTGAGCCGCCAGCAGAAAGACATGGAGCAAGAACGAAACAGTCTCCGTATGGTGATAACCAACATGGAGACACGGTTAATTGAGCAAAGCCGTCTCCTAGAACAG GAACGATGGCGGGTCACCTCAGAACAAGCCAAGGTGGAGTCATTGCAGCGCTCACTGGAGGAGCAGAGGAGGGTCGTGACACAGCAAATGGCAATAGAAAGAGAGGAGCTGGAAAGGGCAAAG AGCGCTCTCCTGGAGGAACAGCAGTCTGTCATGTCTCGGTGCACAGAAGAGCGTCGAAAGCTGGCGGCAGAATGGTCCGATTTTCATACCCAGCAAAAACTGAGCAAGGAGCGAGCAGAGAAAGAAGCAAACAGGGTCATTGTGGCAGAAACTCAGAGGGAGGGCGCCATCATAAATCTGGCCAAG GAGCAGGCAGAGTTAAAGATCAAGGCTAGTGAGCTGCTCAACAAAGAGGAGCAGCTGTTTTTGGCCAGAGAGGCCATGGAAAAGGAAAGACAAGACCTCCGCCTggaaaaggaaagggttaatgcatCTGCTCTGCGGGTGCGACAGCGTGCGGAGGAAATAGAGAGCATGAGCAAG TTGGCATCACAACGTTATGAGGAGGGAGAGAAAGCTCTAGAAGAGGCATGCAAGATAGAATCCGAGCACCAGGGCCGTTTAAGGGCAATTCAGCAGAAACTGGAAATTCTGCGACAACAGGAGGAACATATACATCAG GAACGTCTGAGTCTGGCACAGCAGAGACGCCAGTTAAACCAACTTCAGCAAGAGCTTCCCACTGCCAGTGTTCTATTCCCTGCCagacccccagagccccccctgATGGCACAGAATGGGAAGTTCACTGCAAAAG
- the fbf1 gene encoding fas-binding factor 1 isoform X2, with amino-acid sequence MASRKKKGILDSIDDDLGDLLRDDEPSPIRARKASPINPAFPSKPHSRITSSAHKSSPLDDTFFSQLAKEAGEESDVSEADPQALLDAMKDMDELDAEIFGGRKLKSAPAKDSRMSRSAGLELKPQENPIENKRGHSAPESERKITSSPAARPYKKFSLEEDAQLSEAPLERTDLNDPLAGILSDEDDLVDKKIKPRGSTATEKPKSAPESAPTKSADNLPISPAKPSLTTLKKDEFNFGEETDDLMDALGFDNSPERTRVKESSAPPPARSKLDELLGRGTAAKLLERPPTGERKEFKLDPKYQKQQENQNTPDDADINFGSYQPTVNSPEGRPSRRPSVRFSADGSDNFKSEGRSRSSTPATRSPARGERGGADWLGLKDDDIDVPDFTPSLPVRDPPRSAGVTPSSAGRPTSGNKIADKPINQTRSGLQEAASVAQEDDGWLTSALSQKKAQKQEMEEKSKSQARQEDVTGSSPAVFSQTSSQESAVNKGTRETGMVVAEVSGSPKKVSTFVAPKQEETIQTAVTGPSQEHGTARTLQTVVSRPLERKARDGDRDLHGDPLQAQNRVMDLEAQVRKLQLERDQQNLLLETLRERHQEDMELIENAHRSRLKLVEDSARQREERLRLENQELSAQYLSRCQSTETEKAELLAQYQKKLTEFQQEKELELERIRELQRVFVQEMCRDHEEQLQRLKRLKDQEIDAVTSASSHTRSLNTVIEQMESFSHKLSDLSHRVESTQQTTSHELETGARQREGQLRALQEQLSRQQKDMEQERNSLRMVITNMETRLIEQSRLLEQERWRVTSEQAKVESLQRSLEEQRRVVTQQMAIEREELERAKSALLEEQQSVMSRCTEERRKLAAEWSDFHTQQKLSKERAEKEANRVIVAETQREGAIINLAKEQAELKIKASELLNKEEQLFLAREAMEKERQDLRLEKERVNASALRVRQRAEEIESMSKLASQRYEEGEKALEEACKIESEHQGRLRAIQQKLEILRQQEEHIHQERLSLAQQRRQLNQLQQELPTASVLFPARPPEPPLMAQNGKFTAKAIGIPAALQETSKPQVTEFHAKLALLKMSAQQDRDFLEEEQAFLETLRKPNLPWSQAV; translated from the exons ATG gcatcaagaaaaaagaaaggaattTTAG ATTCTATAGATGATGACCTTGGAGATCTTCTCAGAGATGACG AGCCGTCCCCGATCAGAGCACGCAAGGCGTCTCCCATAAATCCTGCTTTTCCAAGCAAACCCCATTCCCGTATTACTTCCAGCGCCCACAAAAG TTCTCCGCTCGATGACACCTTCTTCAGTCAGCTGGCTAAAGAGGCAGGAGAG GAGTCGGATGTCTCCGAGGCTGATCCCCAGGCTCTGCTTGATGCAATGAAG GACATGGATGAGTTAGACGCAGAAATATTCGGTGGGAGGAAGCTGAAATCTGCACCCGCAAAGGATTCTAGGATGAGCCGGAGTGCTGGCCTAGAGCTGAAACCACAGGAGAACCCAATAGAAAACAAGAGGG GACATTCTGCCCCAGAAAGTGAAAGGAAAATCACATCATCCCCAGCAGCGCGGCCCTATAAGAAGTTCTCACTTGAAG AGGATGCCCAGCTCTCAGAGGCACCACTGGAGAGGACAG ATCTTAATGATCCGCTTGCGGGGATTTTATCTGATGAAGATGATCTTGTTGACAAAAAGATCAAACCTCGGGGATCTACAGCTACTGAAAAACCCAAATCTGCTCCGGAATCAGCCCCCACGAAGAGCGCGG ATAATCTTCCAATTAGCCCGGCAAAACCCTCTCTGACCACCCTTAAAAAGGACGAGTTTAACTTTGGGGAGGAGACCGATGATCTTATGGATGCTCTTGGATTTGATAACAGCCCTGAAAGAACCCGAGTAAAGGAAAG CTCTGCCCCGCCTCCTGCGCGTTCCAAGCTGGATGAGCTCCTTGGTAGAGGGACTGCAGCCAAACTTCTGGAAAGACCACCCACTGGGGAGCGAAAAGAATTTAAACTTGATCCTAAATACCAGAAACAGCAAG AGAACCAGAACACACCAGACGATGCGGATATTAACTTTGGTTCGTACCAACCTACTGTCAACAGTCCTGAGGGGCGACCGTCTCGCAGGCCATCTGTCAG ATTCTCTGCAGATGGCAGCGACAATTTCAAATCGGAAGGAAGGTCTCGCTCCAGCACCCCAGCAACTAGGAGTCCAGCCAGAGGAGAGAGGGGTGGGGCGGACTGGCTGGGCTTGAAAGACGATGACATTGATGTTCCTGATTTTACACCTTCATTACCTGTCAGGGACCCACCCCGGTCTGCAGGTGTTACACCAAGTTCAGCCGGACGTCCCACCTCTGGAAATAAAATTGCGGACAAGCCTATTAACCAAACGAGAAGTGGGCTCCAGGAAGCAGCCTCGGTAGCACAGGAGGATGATGGGTGGCTGACCTCTGCCCTTTcacaaaaaaaggcacaaaaacaGGAAATGGaggaaaaaagcaaaagccaAGCCAGACAGGAAGATGTTACAGGGAGCAG CCCTGCAGTCTTCTCACAAACCAGCTCACAGGAGTCCGCTGTTAATAAAGGCACAAGAGAGACTGGTATGGTAGTTGCTGAGGTATCtgg GTCTCCCAAAAAAGTCTCTACGTTTGTGGCTCCCAAACAAGAAGAAACCATTCAGACAG CAGTTACCGGCCCGTCTCAAGAGCACGGCACAGCCAGAACTTTG CAGACGGTGGTCTCGCGGCCATTAGAGAGAAAAGCACGAGATGGGGATAGAGATCTTCACGGGGATCCCCTGCAGGCACAGAATCGAGTGATGGATCTAGAGGCACAG GTCAGGAAGCTCCAGCTAGAGAGGGACCAACAGAACCTGCTGCTGGAGACCCTGCGAGAAAGACATCAGGAGGATATGGAGCTGATAGAGAATGCACATCG GAGCCGCCTGAAACTAGTGGAAGACTCTGCCCGTCAAAGAGAGGAGCGACTGCGCCTTGAGAACCAGGAGTTGTCCGCCCAGTACCTATCTCGGTGCCAGAGCACGGAAACCGAGAAAGCCGAACTGCTGGCGCAGTATCAGAAGAAACTGACTGAATTCCAGCAGGAGAAGGAGCTGGAACTGGAGAGAATTCGGGAACTGCAGAG GGTGTTTGTCCAGGAGATGTGCAGAGACCATGAGGAGCAGCTGCAGAGACTCAAGCGGCTAAAGGACCAAGAGATCGATGCAGTGACGAGTGCTTCCTCCCACACAAG ATCCCTGAACACCGTTATTGAACAAATGGAGTCGTTCTCCCACAAGCTGAGTGACCTGTCCCACAGAGTAGAGAGCACTCAGCAGACAACTTCCCATGAGCTGGAGACAGGAGCACGCCAGAGAGAAGGGCAGCTCAGAG CACTGCAGGAGCAACTGAGCCGCCAGCAGAAAGACATGGAGCAAGAACGAAACAGTCTCCGTATGGTGATAACCAACATGGAGACACGGTTAATTGAGCAAAGCCGTCTCCTAGAACAG GAACGATGGCGGGTCACCTCAGAACAAGCCAAGGTGGAGTCATTGCAGCGCTCACTGGAGGAGCAGAGGAGGGTCGTGACACAGCAAATGGCAATAGAAAGAGAGGAGCTGGAAAGGGCAAAG AGCGCTCTCCTGGAGGAACAGCAGTCTGTCATGTCTCGGTGCACAGAAGAGCGTCGAAAGCTGGCGGCAGAATGGTCCGATTTTCATACCCAGCAAAAACTGAGCAAGGAGCGAGCAGAGAAAGAAGCAAACAGGGTCATTGTGGCAGAAACTCAGAGGGAGGGCGCCATCATAAATCTGGCCAAG GAGCAGGCAGAGTTAAAGATCAAGGCTAGTGAGCTGCTCAACAAAGAGGAGCAGCTGTTTTTGGCCAGAGAGGCCATGGAAAAGGAAAGACAAGACCTCCGCCTggaaaaggaaagggttaatgcatCTGCTCTGCGGGTGCGACAGCGTGCGGAGGAAATAGAGAGCATGAGCAAG TTGGCATCACAACGTTATGAGGAGGGAGAGAAAGCTCTAGAAGAGGCATGCAAGATAGAATCCGAGCACCAGGGCCGTTTAAGGGCAATTCAGCAGAAACTGGAAATTCTGCGACAACAGGAGGAACATATACATCAG GAACGTCTGAGTCTGGCACAGCAGAGACGCCAGTTAAACCAACTTCAGCAAGAGCTTCCCACTGCCAGTGTTCTATTCCCTGCCagacccccagagccccccctgATGGCACAGAATGGGAAGTTCACTGCAAAAG